The Nocardioides pantholopis genome window below encodes:
- the lhgO gene encoding L-2-hydroxyglutarate oxidase has translation MPTSSAPRRVGVVGAGILGLATARRLRELLPDAEITVLEKEDAVARHQTGRNSGVVHAGLYYPPGSLKATLCRRGVALLREYCAEKGLAYDEYGKVVVAVRDAEVPALREIERRAGLNGVPDLRWLDGAGLRELEPHAAGVAAVHSPRTAITDFAAVCRALADDVTRAGGQVLLGVAVTGIEPAADRVTVTAAGREPLTFDLVVLCAGLQADLLARRAGDAAGPAILPFRGEYLRLRPERAGLVRGLIYPVPDPAYPFLGVHFTRRVDGSVDVGPNAVLALAREGYRRRDLDRADLAETLRWPGFWRLARRHWRAGAREVAGSASRRLFVARARRYVPELSVRDVVPAPAGVRAQAVERDGSLVDDFRISTLGRVSAVRNAPSPAATSALAIAELICDRVLGRDPSVP, from the coding sequence ATGCCGACTTCCAGTGCTCCGCGCCGCGTCGGGGTCGTCGGCGCCGGGATCCTCGGGCTGGCCACCGCCCGCCGGCTGCGCGAGCTGCTGCCGGACGCCGAGATCACGGTGCTGGAGAAGGAGGACGCGGTCGCGCGGCACCAGACCGGGCGCAACAGCGGGGTGGTGCACGCGGGGCTGTACTACCCGCCGGGGTCGCTGAAGGCCACGCTGTGCCGCCGGGGGGTCGCGCTGCTGCGGGAGTACTGCGCCGAGAAGGGCCTGGCCTACGACGAGTACGGCAAGGTGGTGGTCGCGGTGCGGGACGCCGAGGTGCCGGCGCTGCGGGAGATCGAGCGCCGGGCCGGACTCAACGGGGTGCCGGACCTGCGCTGGCTGGACGGCGCCGGGCTGCGGGAGCTGGAGCCGCACGCGGCCGGCGTGGCGGCGGTGCACTCCCCGCGGACGGCGATCACGGACTTCGCGGCGGTCTGCCGCGCTCTGGCCGACGACGTGACGCGGGCGGGCGGGCAGGTGCTGCTGGGCGTGGCGGTGACGGGGATCGAGCCGGCGGCCGACCGGGTGACGGTCACCGCCGCCGGCCGCGAGCCGCTGACCTTCGACCTGGTGGTGCTGTGCGCCGGGCTGCAGGCCGACCTGCTGGCCCGGCGCGCGGGGGACGCGGCGGGACCGGCGATCCTCCCGTTCCGGGGTGAGTACCTGCGGCTGCGCCCCGAGCGGGCCGGCCTGGTCCGGGGGCTGATCTACCCGGTGCCGGACCCGGCGTACCCGTTCCTGGGGGTGCACTTCACCCGGCGGGTGGACGGGTCGGTGGACGTGGGGCCGAACGCGGTGCTGGCGCTGGCGCGGGAGGGCTACCGGCGCCGGGACCTGGACCGCGCCGACCTCGCCGAGACGCTGCGCTGGCCGGGGTTCTGGCGGCTGGCGCGCCGGCACTGGCGGGCGGGGGCGCGGGAGGTCGCGGGGTCCGCGAGCCGCCGGCTGTTCGTGGCCCGGGCGCGGCGCTACGTCCCGGAGCTCTCGGTGCGCGACGTCGTTCCCGCGCCGGCGGGGGTGCGGGCGCAGGCGGTGGAGCGGGACGGCAGCCTCGTGGACGACTTCCGGATCAGCACCCTGGGCCGCGTGAGCGCCGTACGCAACGCCCCGTCGCCGGCGGCCACCTCGGCGCTGGCCATCGCGGAGCTGATCTGCGACCGGGTGCTCGGGCGGGATCCGTCGGTGCCGTAG
- a CDS encoding urease accessory protein UreD, whose protein sequence is MSTDVVAPPVPPDLGVVPAGVVPDAAYGGRRLQPAHYEPDRVPQEVARYGGVPDTLPTGSPGKVGVLELEFARRGGVTQLVGHYQKSPLQIMHPLYYESARPDLPYTYLMSTGAGIIQGDRLRTDLVFGPGTSAYVTTSAYTKVLKMEHDYAVAQMNLDVQDDAYVEYLPDPVIPFANSRLFQRTRVTLAGSATLIAGETVVAGRLGRDERHRYAVLASDFEVRRPGGAMVALDRVRLTPDDGATGGLAVMDDRDVLSMLYVLTPRAPADELADLLHGVLAPAYGGVLALGVSVLPGDAGVWVRMVGDDTRVVTGATTTAWAALRRRLTGRDAPTIRKT, encoded by the coding sequence ATGAGCACCGACGTCGTCGCCCCGCCGGTCCCCCCGGACCTCGGCGTCGTACCGGCCGGGGTCGTGCCGGACGCGGCCTACGGAGGACGCCGGCTCCAGCCCGCGCACTACGAGCCGGACCGGGTGCCGCAGGAGGTCGCCCGGTACGGCGGCGTGCCGGACACGCTGCCGACCGGCAGCCCGGGGAAGGTCGGGGTGCTCGAGCTCGAGTTCGCCCGGCGCGGCGGGGTGACCCAGCTGGTCGGGCACTACCAGAAGTCGCCGCTGCAGATCATGCACCCGCTCTACTACGAGTCCGCCCGACCGGACCTGCCCTACACCTACCTGATGTCCACCGGCGCGGGCATCATCCAGGGCGACCGGCTGCGCACGGACCTGGTCTTCGGACCCGGCACCTCGGCGTACGTCACGACCTCGGCGTACACGAAGGTGCTCAAGATGGAGCACGACTACGCGGTCGCGCAGATGAACCTCGACGTGCAGGACGACGCCTACGTGGAGTACCTGCCTGACCCGGTGATCCCGTTCGCGAACTCCCGGCTCTTCCAGCGCACCCGGGTCACGCTCGCGGGGTCGGCGACGCTGATCGCCGGCGAGACAGTGGTCGCGGGCCGGCTGGGGCGCGACGAGCGGCACCGGTACGCCGTCCTCGCCTCGGACTTCGAGGTCCGCCGACCGGGCGGCGCCATGGTCGCGCTGGACCGGGTCCGGCTCACCCCCGACGACGGGGCCACCGGCGGCCTGGCGGTGATGGACGACCGCGACGTGCTCTCGATGCTCTACGTCCTCACCCCGCGGGCCCCGGCCGACGAGCTCGCCGACCTGCTGCACGGGGTGCTGGCGCCGGCGTACGGCGGGGTGCTCGCGCTCGGGGTCAGCGTGCTGCCGGGCGACGCCGGTGTCTGGGTGCGGATGGTCGGCGACGACACGCGGGTGGTGACCGGGGCGACCACCACGGCGTGGGCGGCGCTGCGCCGACGGCTCACCGGCAGGGATGCCCCGACCATCCGGAAGACCTGA
- a CDS encoding YhgE/Pip domain-containing protein — protein sequence MIAIRLASTELRRLSAGKLPKLAILALILIPSLYSGLYLFANEDPYGRLGEVPAALVVQDRGATLTDAVNGGTREEDYGGQVAQRLVDGNGGFDWVRTSQSDAEAGVRSGRFDSALLIGPAFSEDLVSSADFRPRQASLTLVTNDANSYLSATIADTIVGEVRDAIATQVGTQAADTFLKGFASIHTNLASGVQGAEKLVTGTARLSRGAGELVGGTARLASGADQVASGASRLSAGTGELTSGVDRLASGAATLSSGLGTLRSRTAALPAQTRKLASGAQRVARGNAEVAAVGRDAAAAVRLIDRRLDAANRALDRRVAALVRQGRLTRAQAAAIRTVLDDARAPVDAVAARVQRASRQLDRLGSGSAELANGAQRLASATPELTSGIARAASGGTELASGTARLQSGAGTFASDTARLASGAAEVSSGADRLARSTPTLRRGTERLESGVAKLRNGLRQGLGKIPDLDESTEEETARTIGDPVKVVDDTIARAGSYGAGLAPFFMSLATWIGAYVLFLLVRPLSSRSLASDAPAWQTALGGWIPGAVLGVGQVAVMFAVVKFALDIDVVHAVATAVLLLLASAAFVAILQALNVWLGATGQFLGLVLMLVQLVTAGGTFPWQTIPEPLRSLHRVLPMSYVVDGLRQTLYGGDLDLVALDIGLLAAVFVVALLATTYAARRQRVWSPQRLEPELVL from the coding sequence GTGATCGCGATCCGCCTGGCCAGCACGGAGCTGCGCCGTCTCAGCGCCGGAAAGCTGCCGAAGCTGGCGATCCTGGCGCTCATCCTCATCCCCTCGCTGTACTCGGGCCTCTACCTGTTCGCCAACGAGGACCCCTACGGCCGGCTGGGCGAGGTGCCAGCCGCACTCGTCGTCCAGGACCGCGGCGCCACGCTGACCGACGCGGTGAACGGCGGCACCCGCGAGGAGGACTACGGCGGGCAGGTGGCCCAGCGGCTCGTCGACGGCAACGGGGGCTTCGACTGGGTGCGGACCTCCCAGTCCGACGCCGAGGCCGGCGTCCGCTCGGGACGCTTCGACTCCGCGCTGCTCATCGGCCCGGCGTTCTCCGAGGACCTGGTCTCCTCGGCCGACTTCCGGCCCCGCCAGGCCAGCCTCACGCTGGTCACCAACGATGCGAACAGCTACCTGTCCGCGACGATCGCCGACACGATCGTCGGCGAGGTCCGCGACGCGATCGCGACGCAGGTCGGCACCCAGGCGGCGGACACCTTCCTCAAGGGCTTCGCCTCGATCCACACCAACCTCGCCTCCGGGGTGCAGGGGGCGGAGAAGCTGGTCACGGGCACCGCTCGGCTCTCCCGCGGAGCCGGGGAGCTCGTCGGCGGCACCGCTCGCCTGGCCTCCGGCGCGGACCAGGTGGCCAGCGGCGCGTCCCGGCTCTCCGCCGGGACCGGGGAGCTGACCAGCGGCGTGGACCGGCTCGCCTCGGGTGCCGCCACGCTCTCCAGCGGGCTGGGCACGCTGCGCAGCCGGACCGCCGCCCTGCCGGCCCAGACCCGGAAGCTCGCCTCGGGCGCGCAGCGGGTGGCCCGGGGCAACGCCGAGGTCGCCGCCGTCGGCCGGGACGCCGCCGCGGCGGTGCGCCTGATCGACCGGCGCCTGGACGCCGCGAACCGGGCCCTGGACCGGCGGGTGGCGGCGCTGGTGCGGCAGGGCCGGCTGACCCGGGCCCAGGCGGCGGCGATCCGGACCGTGCTCGACGACGCCCGCGCCCCCGTGGACGCCGTGGCGGCGCGGGTCCAGCGCGCGTCGCGCCAGCTGGACCGGCTCGGCAGCGGCTCCGCGGAGCTCGCGAACGGGGCCCAGCGCCTGGCCAGCGCGACGCCGGAGCTCACCAGCGGCATCGCCCGGGCGGCATCCGGCGGCACCGAGCTGGCGTCGGGGACCGCGCGGCTCCAGTCGGGAGCGGGCACCTTCGCCAGCGACACGGCGCGGCTGGCGTCGGGGGCGGCGGAGGTCTCCTCGGGCGCGGACCGGCTGGCCCGGTCGACCCCCACGCTGCGCCGCGGGACCGAGCGGCTGGAGTCCGGCGTGGCCAAGCTGCGCAACGGGCTGCGGCAGGGGCTCGGCAAGATCCCGGACCTCGACGAGTCCACCGAGGAGGAGACCGCCCGGACCATCGGCGACCCGGTCAAGGTCGTCGACGACACGATCGCCCGGGCCGGCAGCTACGGCGCGGGCCTCGCGCCGTTCTTCATGTCGCTGGCGACCTGGATCGGGGCGTACGTGCTGTTCCTGCTGGTCCGGCCGCTGTCCTCGCGGTCGCTGGCCTCGGACGCCCCGGCCTGGCAGACCGCGCTGGGCGGCTGGATCCCGGGCGCGGTGCTGGGGGTCGGCCAGGTCGCGGTGATGTTCGCGGTCGTGAAGTTCGCCCTCGACATCGACGTCGTCCACGCGGTGGCCACGGCGGTGCTCCTGCTGCTCGCCTCGGCGGCGTTCGTGGCGATCCTGCAGGCGCTCAACGTGTGGCTGGGGGCAACCGGGCAGTTCCTCGGGCTGGTGCTGATGCTGGTCCAGCTGGTCACCGCCGGCGGGACGTTCCCGTGGCAGACGATTCCCGAGCCGCTGCGCTCCCTGCACCGGGTGCTGCCGATGTCCTACGTCGTGGACGGGCTGCGCCAGACGCTCTACGGCGGCGACCTGGACCTCGTGGCCCTCGACATCGGGCTGCTGGCGGCCGTCTTCGTCGTGGCGCTGCTCGCCACGACGTACGCCGCGCGGCGGCAGCGGGTCTGGAGCCCGCAGCGGCTGGAGCCGGAGCTGGTGCTCTGA
- a CDS encoding urea transporter: MSSTNASATSSPSNPATVTGASLAHGLSQIFFQKNVWTGLLILAAFVVADWQMALLVAIGTVVSTTVGYLMRAGSDNVALGMQGFNGALLGAAVFTAMGGQGWSYLATVVGAALCGPVTWFFGWLFARPALARFSLPSTTAPFCTVAGIVYAATTSLHESGSDQHFTDGTGESVLRSLLTNVSEVVLVNSVWAGGLILLGLFIASWQVGLAAAMGSVIGSLCALALGESSETIAEGLAGYSGVLTAIALAVVFLRSSTASWIYGAVGAAVTAVVTLLMNDATSFPHYTWPYILTTWVLLVVAAYVPVLRRP, from the coding sequence ATGTCATCGACCAACGCCTCGGCGACCTCGTCACCGAGCAACCCCGCGACGGTGACCGGCGCCTCGCTCGCCCACGGGCTCTCGCAGATCTTCTTCCAGAAGAACGTGTGGACCGGACTGCTGATCCTGGCGGCCTTCGTGGTCGCCGACTGGCAGATGGCGCTGCTGGTGGCGATCGGGACAGTCGTCTCGACGACCGTCGGCTACCTGATGCGCGCCGGCAGCGACAACGTCGCCCTCGGCATGCAGGGCTTCAACGGCGCCCTGCTCGGCGCCGCGGTGTTCACCGCGATGGGCGGCCAGGGCTGGTCCTACCTGGCGACGGTCGTCGGTGCGGCCCTGTGCGGCCCGGTGACCTGGTTCTTCGGCTGGCTCTTCGCCCGGCCCGCGCTGGCGCGCTTCAGCCTGCCCTCCACCACGGCGCCGTTCTGCACGGTCGCGGGGATCGTGTACGCCGCCACCACGAGCCTGCACGAGAGCGGCTCGGACCAGCACTTCACCGACGGCACCGGCGAGTCGGTGCTGCGCTCGCTGCTCACGAACGTCTCCGAGGTGGTGCTGGTCAACAGCGTCTGGGCCGGTGGCCTGATCCTGCTGGGCCTCTTCATCGCGTCCTGGCAGGTCGGGCTCGCCGCCGCGATGGGCAGCGTGATCGGAAGTCTCTGCGCGCTGGCGCTGGGGGAGAGCTCGGAGACCATCGCCGAGGGCCTCGCCGGCTACTCGGGGGTGCTGACCGCCATCGCGCTGGCGGTGGTCTTTCTGAGGAGCAGCACCGCGTCCTGGATCTACGGCGCGGTCGGCGCCGCGGTCACGGCCGTGGTGACCCTGCTGATGAACGACGCCACCAGCTTCCCGCACTACACCTGGCCCTACATCCTCACCACCTGGGTGCTGCTGGTCGTGGCGGCCTACGTCCCGGTGCTGCGGCGCCCATGA
- a CDS encoding acyl-CoA dehydrogenase family protein, with amino-acid sequence MAEPGTDEEEFVFTDEHRALRTAVRRFCGAHRVRGPVELDGGYDARVWRRLSSELGVLGLAVPEPSGGGGGTLIDQAIAVEELGAALAAGPVVGTVLLAIPLLAAAPPHPARDQLLARLCSGEATAATVLTGSPGGLESTPVDAIVAPDEDGWTLSAALGAVPDAGAADVLLVAVPTPEGTAVVAIDTDQPGVERTPLVTLDLTRPQARVRLTDVFAHTIVEPPHADAAARSALHTAGMLLAAEQVGAGQHLLDLTVDHARTRRQFGRQIGSFQAVKHRLADMLVAVEHARSTAYHAAWALATGSDDPALAVSIAQATCSPALSRVAADTIQLHGGIGFTWEHQAHLYFKRAAADAALLGTTEAHRDRVARVALDLASADGAPPIADGLPHAAVRP; translated from the coding sequence GTGGCTGAGCCCGGAACCGACGAGGAGGAGTTCGTCTTCACCGACGAGCACCGGGCCCTGCGCACCGCCGTACGCCGGTTCTGCGGCGCGCACCGGGTGCGCGGCCCCGTCGAGCTCGACGGCGGCTACGACGCACGCGTGTGGCGGCGCCTCTCCTCTGAGCTCGGCGTCCTGGGACTCGCTGTCCCGGAGCCCTCGGGGGGCGGCGGCGGGACCCTGATCGACCAGGCCATCGCGGTCGAGGAGCTCGGCGCCGCCCTCGCCGCCGGTCCCGTGGTGGGGACCGTCCTCCTGGCGATCCCGCTGCTCGCCGCCGCGCCGCCGCACCCGGCCCGCGACCAGCTCCTGGCCCGGCTGTGCAGCGGCGAGGCGACCGCCGCGACCGTCCTGACCGGGAGCCCGGGCGGTCTCGAGTCGACGCCGGTCGACGCGATCGTTGCCCCCGACGAGGACGGCTGGACCCTGTCGGCCGCCCTCGGGGCCGTCCCCGACGCCGGCGCCGCGGACGTCCTCCTGGTCGCCGTCCCGACGCCCGAGGGCACCGCGGTCGTCGCGATCGACACCGACCAGCCCGGCGTCGAGCGCACCCCGCTCGTCACGTTGGACCTCACTCGCCCGCAGGCGAGAGTCCGACTGACCGACGTGTTCGCCCACACGATCGTCGAGCCTCCCCATGCCGACGCAGCTGCTCGGTCCGCACTGCACACCGCCGGCATGCTGCTCGCCGCCGAGCAGGTCGGCGCCGGCCAGCACCTCCTCGACCTGACCGTCGACCACGCCCGGACGCGTCGGCAGTTCGGCCGCCAGATCGGGTCCTTCCAGGCGGTGAAGCACCGGCTTGCCGACATGCTCGTCGCCGTCGAGCACGCGAGGTCGACGGCGTACCACGCCGCGTGGGCCCTCGCCACAGGGTCGGACGATCCCGCACTCGCGGTCAGCATCGCGCAGGCGACCTGCTCCCCCGCCCTGTCCCGCGTAGCCGCGGACACCATCCAGCTACATGGAGGCATCGGCTTCACCTGGGAGCACCAGGCCCACCTGTACTTCAAGCGCGCCGCCGCGGATGCCGCGCTCCTCGGCACCACCGAGGCACACCGGGACCGTGTCGCCCGCGTCGCTCTCGACCTGGCTTCGGCCGACGGAGCGCCCCCCATCGCCGACGGCCTGCCACATGCAGCTGTTCGGCCATGA
- a CDS encoding ATP-binding cassette domain-containing protein, producing MRITLDDVRVAGRRSTLLGLDSLALDSGECVLLAGEPGQGLTALALVATGRLAPYSGTVTLVDDEEGTATTSAAVLRRVTAVVDLPGVSEPDDVTPVGTVVAEDLALARRSSRPGAARRWLEAHELAQRHADRVDELHGDVRTQLLASLAIERAAVRFLVLTLPDRHGGEPAGWWSLAQGLASLGYGVLVQCSRSAARDLGATIPPARGPTQRATPVEALRTRPVPASPPAHRGSGDPADPTADTAVLDPGPPTSPPTSPPTSPPTSPPTSKETDR from the coding sequence ATGCGCATCACCCTGGACGACGTCCGGGTAGCCGGTCGGCGCTCGACCCTGCTGGGGCTGGACAGCCTCGCGCTGGACAGCGGCGAGTGCGTGCTGCTCGCCGGTGAGCCGGGGCAGGGGCTCACCGCCCTGGCCCTGGTCGCGACCGGCCGGCTGGCGCCGTACTCCGGGACCGTGACGCTCGTCGACGACGAGGAGGGCACGGCCACGACCTCGGCCGCGGTGCTCCGCCGGGTGACCGCGGTCGTGGACCTGCCCGGCGTCTCGGAGCCCGACGACGTGACACCGGTCGGCACTGTCGTCGCGGAGGACCTGGCGCTGGCTCGCCGGAGCAGCCGGCCGGGGGCCGCGCGCCGCTGGCTCGAGGCGCACGAGCTGGCGCAGCGGCACGCCGACCGGGTCGACGAGCTGCACGGAGACGTGCGCACCCAGCTGCTCGCCTCGCTGGCCATCGAGCGGGCCGCCGTCCGGTTCCTGGTGCTGACGCTGCCGGACCGGCACGGTGGCGAGCCCGCGGGCTGGTGGTCGCTCGCGCAGGGGCTCGCCTCGCTCGGGTACGGCGTGCTGGTCCAGTGCTCGCGCTCCGCGGCCCGGGACCTCGGCGCCACGATCCCGCCGGCCCGGGGCCCGACCCAGCGGGCCACCCCGGTGGAGGCGCTGCGGACCAGGCCGGTGCCGGCGTCGCCGCCGGCCCACCGGGGGTCCGGAGATCCCGCCGATCCGACGGCTGACACCGCCGTGCTCGACCCCGGCCCGCCGACCAGCCCGCCGACCAGCCCGCCGACCAGCCCGCCGACCAGCCCGCCGACCAGCAAGGAGACCGACCGGTGA
- a CDS encoding PPOX class F420-dependent oxidoreductase yields the protein MARTIATNTTVDLDGLLEFVRPRHRMLLITQRADGSPQASPVTGGVDDSGRVVISSYRERVKTRNARRRPEVSVVVLSDDWNGAWVQVTGTCEVLDAASGEEALDAFVEYFRNISGEHSDWAEYRQAMVDQDKSLLRITPTSWGPVATGGFPAHLA from the coding sequence ATGGCCCGCACGATCGCCACCAACACCACCGTCGACCTGGACGGGCTCCTCGAGTTCGTCCGCCCGCGGCACCGGATGCTGCTGATCACCCAGCGCGCGGACGGCAGCCCGCAGGCCTCCCCGGTGACCGGCGGCGTCGACGACTCCGGGCGGGTCGTGATCTCCAGCTACCGGGAGCGGGTCAAGACCCGCAACGCACGACGCCGGCCCGAGGTCAGCGTCGTCGTCCTCTCCGACGACTGGAACGGCGCCTGGGTCCAGGTCACCGGGACCTGCGAGGTCCTCGACGCCGCCTCCGGCGAGGAGGCGCTGGACGCCTTCGTCGAGTACTTCCGCAACATCTCCGGCGAGCACTCCGACTGGGCCGAGTACCGCCAGGCGATGGTCGACCAGGACAAGTCGCTGCTGCGGATCACGCCCACCAGCTGGGGTCCGGTCGCCACCGGCGGGTTCCCCGCGCACCTGGCCTGA
- a CDS encoding acyl-CoA dehydrogenase family protein, whose amino-acid sequence MTDPNDATQLRAVAERVVEEHDPRSTPTPDLLTTWYDAGLTWVHFPVGLGGLGVSRGLQPEVDAVLREAGGPADVRSLNGIGFGMAAPTLVEHAQDDDLKREWLRPLAGTHHIWCQLFSEPGAGSDLAGLSTSAVRRGEDWAVTGQKVWTSVGHKARWGLLLARTDPDAPKHLGLTYFVVDMHSPGVEVRPLRQLTGQAEFNEVHLSDVRIPDRHRLGKVGGGWQVARTTLMNERSAIGKSDSRRGAGKIADAVSLWASRPDLHTPILRNRLTRLWLRAEAQRLTAERSRALATTSGPGPEASIGKLVGAELNQAIYEFCMDLLGPEGVLYDDYSPRDTLRPGADRLGPIQRRYLRSRANTIEGGTSEVLRNILGERVLGLPRDLRADAGIPWKEIPRG is encoded by the coding sequence ATGACCGACCCGAACGACGCCACCCAGCTGCGAGCAGTCGCCGAGCGGGTCGTCGAGGAGCACGATCCCCGCTCGACGCCGACCCCCGACCTGCTGACCACGTGGTACGACGCCGGCCTGACCTGGGTGCACTTCCCGGTCGGGCTCGGCGGGCTCGGCGTCTCGCGAGGGCTGCAGCCGGAGGTGGACGCCGTACTCCGCGAGGCCGGTGGACCAGCCGACGTCCGCTCCCTCAACGGCATCGGCTTCGGGATGGCGGCGCCCACGCTGGTCGAGCACGCGCAGGACGACGACCTGAAGCGGGAGTGGCTCCGTCCGTTGGCCGGGACGCACCACATCTGGTGCCAGCTGTTCTCCGAGCCGGGCGCCGGCTCGGACCTCGCCGGCCTCAGCACCTCCGCCGTGCGCCGGGGCGAGGACTGGGCGGTGACCGGGCAGAAGGTCTGGACGAGCGTCGGGCACAAGGCCCGGTGGGGACTACTCCTGGCGCGCACCGATCCCGACGCCCCGAAGCACCTCGGGCTCACCTACTTCGTCGTCGACATGCACTCCCCCGGCGTCGAGGTCCGGCCGCTCCGCCAGCTGACCGGACAGGCGGAGTTCAACGAGGTGCACCTGAGCGACGTACGGATCCCCGACCGGCACCGCCTGGGGAAGGTCGGCGGGGGCTGGCAGGTGGCGAGGACGACGCTGATGAACGAGCGCAGCGCGATCGGGAAGAGCGACAGCCGCCGCGGCGCCGGCAAGATCGCCGACGCGGTGTCCCTGTGGGCCAGCCGCCCCGACCTGCACACACCGATCCTGCGGAACCGGCTGACCCGGTTGTGGCTTCGGGCCGAGGCTCAGCGGCTCACCGCCGAGCGCTCCCGTGCCCTGGCCACCACCTCGGGCCCCGGGCCAGAGGCCTCGATCGGCAAGCTGGTCGGTGCCGAACTCAACCAGGCGATCTACGAGTTCTGCATGGACCTGCTCGGGCCCGAGGGCGTGCTGTACGACGACTACTCGCCACGCGACACCCTCCGCCCCGGCGCCGACCGGCTCGGCCCGATCCAGCGGCGATATCTCAGGAGCCGCGCGAACACCATCGAGGGCGGCACCTCCGAGGTGCTGCGCAACATCCTCGGCGAGAGGGTCCTCGGCCTGCCGCGCGACCTCCGCGCGGACGCCGGCATCCCCTGGAAGGAGATCCCCCGTGGCTGA